The following are from one region of the Alicyclobacillus fastidiosus genome:
- the sdhB gene encoding succinate dehydrogenase iron-sulfur subunit: MSVSSEAVASATRTVHLIIERQKDPTSEPYKEEFVVPYKPGMNVIACLMEIQRNPKDKNGKSVAPVTWEMNCLEEICGACTMVINGRPRQACSTLVDKLEQPITVRPMRTFPVVRDLVVDRSRMFDALKRVKAWVPIDGTYDLGPGPRMSARDQQTAYELSRCFTCGACVEACPNVNDKNSFIGPFAISQARLFNMHPTGAMNKEDRLEALMGEGGIQECGNAQNCVQVCPKGIPLTTSIAAMNRQVTYHALGAWLRK, translated from the coding sequence GTGAGCGTCAGCAGCGAAGCAGTCGCATCAGCAACTCGAACCGTCCATCTGATCATTGAGCGGCAGAAGGACCCGACTTCCGAACCGTACAAGGAAGAGTTTGTCGTTCCTTACAAACCTGGCATGAACGTCATCGCCTGTTTGATGGAAATCCAGCGGAATCCGAAGGATAAAAACGGTAAGTCGGTGGCGCCAGTCACATGGGAAATGAATTGTCTGGAAGAGATCTGCGGCGCTTGCACGATGGTGATCAACGGTCGTCCGCGGCAGGCGTGTTCCACGCTCGTCGACAAGCTCGAACAGCCGATCACCGTTCGTCCGATGCGGACGTTCCCCGTCGTGCGCGACTTGGTCGTAGATCGCAGTCGCATGTTTGACGCACTGAAGAGGGTCAAAGCGTGGGTGCCTATCGATGGCACGTACGACCTCGGCCCAGGCCCACGGATGTCGGCTCGGGATCAGCAGACGGCGTACGAATTGTCCCGTTGTTTCACGTGCGGTGCATGTGTCGAGGCGTGTCCGAACGTCAATGACAAAAACTCGTTCATTGGCCCATTTGCCATTTCTCAGGCGCGGTTGTTCAATATGCATCCAACAGGTGCGATGAACAAGGAAGATCGCCTCGAAGCTCTGATGGGTGAAGGTGGCATTCAAGAGTGCGGAAACGCGCAGAACTGCGTTCAAGTTTGCCCGAAGGGCATTCCGCTCACGACCTCGATTGCAGCGATGAACCGTCAGGTGACGTACCACGCGCTTGGCGCCTGGCTGCGTAAGTAA